In one window of Desulfonatronospira thiodismutans ASO3-1 DNA:
- the rsmI gene encoding 16S rRNA (cytidine(1402)-2'-O)-methyltransferase, with amino-acid sequence MATPLGNPGDLSPRAAEVLSGCDFVLAEDTRRAGLLFKNLDIKAGELLSFHEHNEEKRMHRVADRIQAGENCALISDAGTPLMADPGYRLVRHCRESGIRVVPIPGPCSFVAALTASGLPPYPFAFLGFLPRKPAELEKVFKNWQEMPATLVFFERKNRVQSTLDKAYRVLGNREFCLARELTKTFEEFIRGRLDRIELDQDSLRGEITVIIGPPDPADLTKDAENVKDLITRYLEQGLLPRDVVREVRKEAKGWSGKDIYALMQDIRSR; translated from the coding sequence GTGGCCACACCCCTTGGCAACCCTGGTGATCTGTCCCCCAGGGCTGCAGAGGTCCTGTCCGGATGCGATTTTGTTCTGGCTGAAGATACCAGGCGGGCCGGGTTATTGTTCAAAAACCTGGACATTAAAGCCGGTGAGCTTTTGAGCTTTCATGAGCACAATGAAGAAAAGCGCATGCACAGAGTGGCTGACAGAATCCAGGCCGGGGAAAACTGTGCACTCATAAGTGATGCCGGCACTCCTCTCATGGCCGACCCTGGCTACCGCCTGGTGCGCCACTGCCGCGAGTCTGGAATCAGGGTGGTGCCCATACCCGGCCCCTGTTCCTTTGTAGCCGCCCTGACTGCATCCGGGCTTCCCCCCTATCCCTTTGCGTTTTTGGGATTTTTGCCCAGAAAGCCGGCTGAACTGGAGAAGGTTTTTAAAAACTGGCAGGAAATGCCTGCAACCCTGGTTTTCTTTGAGCGCAAAAACAGGGTGCAAAGCACACTGGACAAGGCATACAGGGTGCTTGGCAACAGGGAGTTCTGCCTGGCCAGGGAGCTGACCAAGACATTCGAGGAATTTATCCGGGGCAGGCTGGACAGGATTGAACTGGACCAGGATAGTCTGCGAGGGGAAATAACCGTCATCATCGGCCCGCCTGATCCGGCTGACTTGACAAAAGACGCTGAAAACGTGAAGGATTTGATAACCAGGTATCTGGAGCAGGGGCTTCTGCCCAGAGATGTTGTACGCGAAGTGCGAAAGGAGGCCAAAGGGTGGAGCGGCAAGGATATTTATGCCCTGATGCAGGATATACGTTCAAGATAG
- a CDS encoding ribonuclease HII yields MKAYGHPALNLQSGFDPVPPAGLDEAGRGCLAGPVVAAVVVLPLDAQIARLTDSKKITSKVRESLIPEIKSTCLAWSLGLAWPREIDRINILQATMTAMKRAVLHLGLTPGQLLVDGNQKIPLNIPQKCIVGGDMTEPCISAASILAKTFRDMLMTKLDRRYPGYGFGQHKGYGTRKHLQALKSLGASPMHRKSFKGVLPRPREKVPCLPIT; encoded by the coding sequence GTGAAAGCATACGGGCATCCCGCTTTGAATCTTCAGTCGGGCTTCGACCCTGTGCCTCCAGCAGGTCTTGATGAGGCCGGCAGGGGTTGTCTGGCCGGGCCTGTGGTGGCAGCCGTTGTGGTGTTGCCCCTTGATGCGCAAATCGCCCGCCTCACCGACTCCAAAAAGATCACCTCGAAAGTACGTGAATCCCTGATTCCGGAAATTAAATCCACCTGCCTTGCCTGGTCCCTGGGCCTTGCCTGGCCCCGGGAAATCGACCGCATAAATATCCTGCAGGCCACCATGACCGCCATGAAAAGGGCAGTACTGCACCTTGGCCTTACCCCTGGACAGCTACTTGTCGACGGCAACCAGAAAATTCCATTGAATATTCCCCAGAAATGCATTGTCGGTGGCGATATGACCGAGCCCTGTATCTCTGCAGCCTCAATCCTGGCCAAAACTTTCAGAGATATGCTCATGACCAAGCTGGACAGGCGCTATCCGGGATACGGGTTTGGCCAGCACAAGGGCTACGGCACAAGAAAGCACCTGCAGGCCCTCAAAAGCCTTGGGGCTTCGCCCATGCACAGGAAAAGCTTTAAAGGAGTGCTGCCAAGACCGCGGGAGAAAGTGCCTTGTCTGCCCATAACCTGA
- a CDS encoding HPr family phosphocarrier protein gives MDMAEENICETTISLHNEFGLHARPAGRIAKAAQQFEARIMIGFDGREVDAKSILDILSLAAPNGSALRIHAQGNDARHAVEHLENIFREKLREDG, from the coding sequence ATGGATATGGCGGAAGAAAACATCTGCGAGACAACAATAAGCCTGCATAACGAGTTTGGTCTTCATGCCCGTCCTGCCGGGAGGATAGCCAAAGCGGCCCAGCAGTTCGAGGCCAGGATAATGATAGGTTTTGACGGGCGGGAAGTGGATGCCAAGAGCATCCTGGACATACTAAGCCTGGCCGCACCCAATGGAAGCGCCCTGCGCATCCATGCCCAGGGTAATGATGCCAGGCATGCAGTGGAACATCTTGAAAATATATTCCGGGAAAAGCTAAGAGAGGACGGATAA
- a CDS encoding LytR/AlgR family response regulator transcription factor: MSTLKALIVHPDREVTLKLREFFAGEKRIKILGEAVSSNEALELLESISYDVFFLGIDLPDGVSGMELTQMLAQRKFRPHIVLIALDQQHAYKAFELGVADYLIWPFETGRLENTVDRLLRYTEMPHTAEKEVYDSQGSERSRDEGTVHLPMADADEDSFLNALRQAWDVSPRKQLEIEKLPINQEGKLLLVPYNQIVFVEAYEDYSFVHTFKEKFLTSYRLKSLEERLNKHGFFRVHRKYLVNLEMVTEIASMPGSNFMLRTAGKTKIELPISRRRINDLKQILGL, from the coding sequence ATGTCTACTTTAAAAGCTTTGATCGTACATCCCGACCGCGAGGTGACCCTCAAGCTGCGCGAATTTTTCGCGGGGGAGAAGAGGATAAAAATCCTGGGCGAGGCTGTCAGTTCCAATGAGGCCTTGGAACTCCTGGAAAGCATATCCTACGATGTGTTTTTCCTGGGGATAGATCTGCCCGACGGAGTCAGCGGCATGGAGCTTACCCAGATGCTGGCTCAAAGAAAGTTCAGGCCGCACATAGTACTCATCGCCCTTGACCAGCAGCACGCCTACAAGGCCTTTGAACTGGGCGTGGCCGACTACCTGATCTGGCCTTTTGAGACAGGCAGACTGGAAAATACAGTGGACAGGCTGCTTCGTTATACCGAAATGCCGCACACGGCCGAAAAAGAGGTTTACGACTCCCAGGGTTCTGAGCGTTCCCGGGATGAGGGAACCGTTCACCTGCCCATGGCCGATGCTGATGAGGATTCTTTTCTCAATGCCCTGCGCCAGGCCTGGGATGTTTCGCCCAGAAAGCAGCTTGAGATTGAAAAACTGCCCATTAACCAGGAAGGAAAGCTTCTTTTGGTACCCTACAATCAGATAGTCTTTGTGGAGGCCTACGAAGACTACAGCTTTGTACATACCTTCAAGGAGAAATTTTTGACCTCCTACCGTCTCAAAAGTCTTGAAGAAAGACTGAACAAGCACGGTTTTTTCCGGGTGCACAGAAAGTACCTGGTGAACCTGGAGATGGTCACGGAGATAGCCTCCATGCCCGGCAGCAATTTCATGCTCAGAACCGCCGGTAAAACGAAAATCGAGCTGCCCATCAGCCGAAGGAGAATCAACGACCTGAAGCAGATTCTGGGACTCTAA
- the rplS gene encoding 50S ribosomal protein L19, with protein sequence MNIMQQIQQEQMRTDIPGFKAGDTVKVHVRIIEGEKERVQVFQGTVLRVKRGTTNSTFLVRKISDGVGVERVFPLNSPFIEKVEVVTRGKVRQGRIYFLRKLRGKAARIKARTDWHKGN encoded by the coding sequence ATGAATATCATGCAGCAGATCCAGCAGGAACAGATGCGTACGGATATCCCCGGCTTCAAGGCCGGAGATACGGTTAAAGTCCACGTTCGTATCATAGAAGGTGAGAAGGAAAGGGTTCAGGTTTTTCAGGGCACCGTGCTCAGGGTTAAGCGCGGAACAACGAACTCCACCTTTCTGGTGCGCAAGATTTCCGATGGAGTGGGAGTGGAGAGGGTTTTTCCCCTGAACTCTCCTTTTATCGAGAAAGTGGAAGTGGTTACCCGGGGCAAGGTCAGACAGGGCCGCATCTACTTCCTGCGCAAGCTCAGGGGCAAGGCTGCCCGTATCAAGGCCAGGACCGACTGGCACAAGGGCAACTGA
- the ptsP gene encoding phosphoenolpyruvate--protein phosphotransferase — MASKIFKGIPVSAGLAIGRTYFLNREAGTSIVRINIVPEQVPQETARLKQGFNSALEELESILRKVPGDLKEQAAIIDSHIMILRDEKFQQSACDYVHSRLINAEWALDNAVSDIEKAFSRIEDEYIRSRTQDVRLVAGRVRSKLYGQSKSYDSKPERMILLAHDLSPADTIELKLDKIMAFATATGGKTSHAGIIARSLQIPAIVGAEGLEEIQDDHVVILDGFSGKIIVEPDAEELTHYTDLKQRFSEYYSQIKRNCYLPAETIDGYQMQVLANIELFEEVTSVIDNGGEGIGLYRTEYSFLNRNSWPSEEELYEEYRDMASIVYPQKVVFRTLDLGADKISPHFGPLEEVNPALGLRAIRFCQQNLGLFKAQLRAILRASTLGNVAVMFPMISGLQELREVKEIYFDVREEMRRQGQPFNEEVPFGIMIELPSAVFIADVLAREVDFFSIGTNDLIQYSLGIDRTNRYVSYLYQPLHPAILRSIKYVVDAGHEAGIEVNVCGEVAADPYCIPILMGMQLDSISLNPQAIPGIKRIIRQTTMDECKDLLKQVLSCSQVQQSNRLVREKIFTRFPEELMFYTSLIEES, encoded by the coding sequence ATGGCCTCAAAGATATTCAAAGGCATTCCGGTTTCAGCAGGACTGGCCATAGGCAGGACCTATTTTCTGAATCGTGAAGCCGGTACATCTATAGTCCGGATCAACATAGTTCCGGAACAGGTCCCTCAGGAGACGGCCAGGCTCAAGCAGGGGTTTAATTCAGCCCTTGAGGAGCTGGAAAGCATCCTCAGGAAGGTTCCCGGGGACCTGAAGGAGCAGGCCGCCATAATTGATTCACACATAATGATATTGCGGGACGAAAAGTTTCAGCAATCGGCCTGCGACTATGTGCACTCCAGGCTGATAAACGCGGAGTGGGCCCTGGACAATGCAGTCAGCGACATAGAAAAGGCCTTCAGCCGGATAGAGGACGAATACATCCGCAGCAGGACACAGGATGTGCGGCTGGTTGCAGGCCGGGTGCGCAGCAAGCTCTACGGTCAGTCCAAAAGTTACGACAGCAAGCCCGAGAGAATGATCCTGCTGGCACATGACCTTTCTCCGGCCGATACCATAGAGCTCAAGCTGGACAAGATTATGGCCTTTGCCACGGCCACCGGCGGCAAGACTTCCCATGCCGGCATAATCGCCCGTTCCCTGCAGATACCCGCCATCGTGGGCGCAGAAGGCCTGGAAGAGATCCAGGACGATCATGTAGTGATTCTGGACGGGTTCAGCGGCAAGATCATCGTTGAGCCGGATGCGGAAGAACTTACCCATTACACCGATCTCAAACAGCGCTTTTCTGAATACTATTCCCAGATCAAGCGCAACTGCTACCTGCCTGCGGAAACCATAGACGGCTACCAGATGCAGGTGCTGGCGAACATAGAGCTCTTTGAAGAAGTGACCTCGGTAATTGACAACGGCGGGGAGGGTATAGGTCTCTATCGTACCGAGTACAGCTTTTTAAACCGCAACAGCTGGCCGTCGGAAGAGGAGCTTTACGAAGAATACCGGGACATGGCTTCCATTGTTTATCCCCAGAAGGTAGTGTTTCGTACTCTGGACCTGGGAGCGGACAAGATATCGCCTCACTTCGGACCCCTGGAAGAGGTCAACCCCGCACTTGGACTGCGGGCCATCAGGTTCTGCCAGCAGAACCTGGGGCTTTTCAAGGCTCAGCTGCGAGCGATTTTAAGGGCCAGCACACTGGGGAATGTTGCAGTTATGTTTCCCATGATTTCCGGACTGCAGGAACTGCGGGAGGTCAAGGAGATATATTTCGACGTCCGGGAGGAGATGCGCAGACAGGGCCAGCCTTTTAACGAAGAGGTCCCCTTCGGGATTATGATCGAGCTTCCCAGCGCGGTTTTTATTGCCGATGTTCTGGCCAGGGAGGTGGACTTTTTCAGCATCGGCACCAATGACCTCATTCAGTATTCACTGGGAATAGACCGCACCAACAGGTATGTATCCTATCTTTATCAGCCCCTGCACCCGGCCATCCTGCGAAGCATCAAGTATGTGGTTGATGCAGGTCACGAGGCAGGGATAGAGGTCAATGTCTGCGGAGAGGTGGCAGCTGATCCCTACTGCATACCAATACTCATGGGCATGCAGCTGGATTCCATAAGCCTCAATCCCCAGGCTATCCCGGGCATCAAGCGCATAATCCGTCAGACCACCATGGATGAGTGCAAGGACCTATTGAAACAGGTGCTCAGCTGCAGCCAGGTTCAGCAAAGCAACCGCCTGGTTCGGGAAAAGATTTTCACCCGCTTTCCAGAGGAGCTCATGTTTTATACTTCACTGATAGAAGAATCCTGA
- a CDS encoding ABC transporter ATP-binding protein, translating to MQQDRDIIHIESLYKSFGDFRVLDGLDLTLEKDRVNIIIGRSGGGKSVLIKHIIGLLKPDRGRILVRGEDIVPMDEGAMARVRRDFGMLFQEAALFDSLNVHENVAFPLHEHTSKSYSEIDEVVQAKLAAVGLQGMDKKMPAELSGGMRKRVGLARALALEPKIVLFDEPTSGLDPVMAAAINELIQRTRQEFGATCIVISHDIDATMKIADNIFMLYEGKIIARGSPEELNENTDPVVRQFIRGEARGPIKVN from the coding sequence ATGCAGCAGGACAGGGACATTATACATATCGAGAGCCTGTACAAGAGCTTCGGGGATTTCCGGGTGCTGGACGGGCTGGATCTCACCCTGGAAAAGGACCGGGTGAATATTATTATAGGCAGAAGCGGTGGTGGCAAAAGTGTGCTCATTAAGCACATTATCGGGCTTTTGAAGCCGGACAGGGGCCGGATCCTGGTGCGCGGGGAAGATATAGTGCCCATGGATGAAGGGGCAATGGCCCGGGTGCGCAGGGATTTCGGCATGCTCTTTCAGGAGGCTGCTCTTTTTGATTCCCTGAATGTGCATGAGAATGTGGCTTTTCCCTTGCATGAACATACCTCCAAAAGTTATAGCGAGATTGACGAGGTGGTGCAGGCCAAACTTGCGGCTGTGGGGCTGCAGGGCATGGATAAAAAAATGCCGGCGGAGCTTTCAGGGGGAATGCGCAAAAGGGTCGGCCTGGCCAGGGCCTTAGCCCTGGAGCCGAAAATCGTTCTCTTTGATGAGCCGACTTCCGGTCTTGATCCGGTTATGGCCGCGGCCATCAATGAACTTATACAGAGGACCAGGCAGGAATTCGGGGCCACCTGCATAGTGATCAGTCACGATATTGACGCCACCATGAAGATAGCCGACAATATATTCATGCTTTATGAGGGCAAGATTATCGCCCGGGGCAGTCCCGAGGAACTAAACGAAAACACTGATCCAGTGGTCAGGCAGTTCATCAGGGGTGAAGCCCGGGGTCCCATCAAGGTCAATTAA
- the trmD gene encoding tRNA (guanosine(37)-N1)-methyltransferase TrmD, translated as MHFHIITLFPEYFDSPLSCGLMGKALEKDVLEVSRINPREFTRDRHRTVDDRPYGGGPGMVMLLDPLVQALNAMPPGCRKVLLTPKGKPLDQSLAASLAKENDLALVCGRYEGIDARLEELFDLDLVSAGDFVLNGGEAAALCLMESVARFLPGFLGKQESAGEESFSSGLLEYPHYTRPEEYAGLKVPEVLLSGDHGRIAAWRWQKALENTFRQRPELLTTRPLTSNDLDFLHGLQKTRPARNLYLALVHHPVKNKMGQESTTSLTNLDIHDIGRVCATYGLGGYYLCTPLKDQQVLARRLLSHWREGPGARANPDRALALAGVNVVSSLQDAVENVESLAGRRPRIVATSASGAGDIDCGQVFERLEKEPVLMVLGTGYGLSDRVVQEADNLLTPLRLLGGYNHLSVRSAASTIVDRILGDFA; from the coding sequence GTGCATTTCCATATTATTACCCTTTTCCCGGAATATTTTGATTCCCCCCTGTCCTGCGGGCTTATGGGCAAGGCCCTGGAAAAAGATGTCCTGGAGGTTTCCAGGATCAATCCCCGCGAATTTACCCGGGACAGGCACAGGACCGTGGATGACCGCCCATACGGTGGAGGTCCGGGCATGGTCATGCTCCTGGACCCCCTGGTTCAGGCCCTGAATGCAATGCCTCCAGGCTGCAGAAAGGTCCTTCTGACTCCCAAGGGAAAACCCCTGGATCAGTCTCTGGCCGCAAGCCTGGCCAAAGAGAATGACCTGGCCCTTGTATGCGGGCGCTACGAAGGTATTGACGCCCGCCTGGAAGAGCTTTTTGACCTGGACCTCGTGTCAGCAGGAGATTTTGTCTTAAACGGAGGAGAGGCGGCAGCCCTTTGCCTCATGGAGTCTGTGGCCAGGTTTCTGCCGGGTTTTCTGGGCAAGCAGGAATCAGCGGGTGAAGAGAGTTTTTCCTCGGGCCTTCTGGAATATCCACATTATACCCGGCCGGAGGAGTACGCCGGGCTTAAGGTGCCAGAGGTCCTTCTCTCCGGGGATCATGGCCGTATAGCTGCATGGCGCTGGCAAAAAGCCCTGGAAAATACTTTCAGGCAGCGCCCCGAGCTTCTAACCACCAGGCCTCTAACTTCTAACGACCTTGATTTTCTCCATGGACTGCAAAAGACCCGCCCCGCGCGCAATCTTTATCTGGCCCTGGTTCATCACCCGGTTAAAAATAAGATGGGCCAGGAGAGCACAACTTCTTTGACAAACTTAGATATTCACGATATAGGACGCGTTTGTGCCACTTATGGGCTTGGAGGATACTACCTGTGCACGCCTCTCAAGGATCAGCAGGTCCTGGCCCGAAGGCTTCTCAGTCACTGGAGGGAAGGTCCAGGAGCACGGGCCAATCCGGATCGGGCCCTGGCACTTGCGGGCGTCAACGTTGTTTCATCGCTTCAGGATGCAGTTGAAAATGTAGAGAGCCTTGCCGGTCGAAGACCCCGCATTGTAGCCACCAGCGCTTCCGGAGCCGGGGATATTGACTGCGGGCAGGTTTTCGAGCGTCTGGAAAAGGAGCCGGTTTTGATGGTGCTGGGCACAGGATACGGGCTTTCGGACAGGGTTGTTCAGGAAGCGGACAACCTGCTTACCCCTTTGCGGCTTCTTGGTGGATATAATCATCTCTCTGTACGTTCCGCTGCCTCAACCATAGTGGACCGCATTCTGGGGGATTTTGCCTGA
- a CDS encoding MlaD family protein → MAKTASVEIKVGIFVLIAIVLLGYLTTVLTRDRIITRDTYEIHAYFDNVTGLRTNSPVEIAGIDVGTVKDITLHENRARVTMAIRPDIDVHADSQATIRTRGVLGDKFVEVNPGSATEPTLEDGGVVSRGVQPTDLDQVMARIGDIADDISEVSRSVSNVFGGPEGEQDMREFFDNLREAAVHMNQIVQTNARGIEKIVANLQDFSGDLKTISETNKEGITHIVDNFSQASSQLNVSLEQLGEIMDTAQHGEGPVATLLEDRQMSEDMRRTAASLESLTRKLDEGEGTLGKLISEDDTGRKIDDALDGINEFLDRYDRFQTVVDFRSEYMASTGDMKSYLDLTLQPAEDRFYMLSLIDDPKGRTRTTETVERERVDGGQWTVTETEEEKTYKDRLKFSAQLAKRWNDFILRGGLIESTGGFGMDYFLWDERIKLYTDVFDLGADRPHVKSGANLYFLDNFYLTAGFDDYLSKHGDSSFFGGLGFYFTDEDLKYLMSSVPVPDGNF, encoded by the coding sequence ATGGCCAAGACTGCCAGCGTGGAAATCAAGGTGGGCATTTTTGTCCTCATAGCCATCGTGCTTCTGGGGTATCTGACCACAGTACTTACCAGAGATCGGATAATCACCAGGGACACTTACGAGATCCATGCCTATTTTGATAATGTCACCGGTCTTCGCACCAATTCCCCGGTGGAAATTGCCGGGATCGATGTAGGTACGGTCAAGGACATCACCCTGCATGAGAACAGGGCCAGGGTAACCATGGCCATACGTCCGGACATTGACGTACACGCCGATTCACAGGCAACCATCCGTACCAGGGGGGTTCTGGGAGACAAGTTCGTGGAGGTCAACCCCGGCAGCGCCACCGAGCCCACCCTTGAGGACGGTGGAGTCGTATCCCGCGGGGTGCAGCCCACGGACCTGGACCAGGTCATGGCCCGAATAGGAGATATTGCAGATGATATAAGCGAGGTCTCCAGGAGTGTATCCAATGTATTCGGAGGACCTGAAGGCGAGCAGGATATGCGCGAGTTTTTCGACAACCTGCGCGAAGCAGCGGTGCATATGAACCAGATAGTACAGACCAATGCCCGGGGCATTGAAAAGATCGTGGCCAACCTGCAGGACTTTTCCGGGGATCTGAAAACAATAAGCGAGACCAACAAAGAAGGCATAACTCATATTGTGGACAATTTTTCCCAGGCCTCCAGCCAGCTCAATGTTTCCCTGGAACAACTGGGAGAGATAATGGACACGGCCCAGCACGGAGAGGGGCCTGTGGCCACCCTCCTGGAAGACCGCCAGATGAGCGAGGACATGCGCCGCACTGCTGCATCACTGGAGAGCCTTACCCGCAAGCTGGACGAGGGCGAAGGTACCCTGGGCAAACTCATTAGCGAGGATGACACCGGCAGAAAGATTGATGATGCCCTGGATGGGATCAATGAGTTCCTGGACCGCTATGACCGTTTTCAGACAGTGGTGGATTTTCGCAGCGAATACATGGCCAGCACCGGAGATATGAAATCCTACCTGGACCTGACCCTGCAGCCGGCCGAGGACAGGTTCTACATGCTCTCCCTCATCGATGATCCCAAGGGGCGCACCCGGACCACGGAGACAGTGGAGCGCGAAAGGGTGGATGGCGGACAATGGACGGTAACGGAAACCGAAGAGGAAAAGACCTACAAGGACCGGCTCAAGTTCTCCGCCCAGCTGGCCAAAAGATGGAACGACTTCATCCTGCGCGGGGGGCTTATCGAATCCACCGGGGGATTCGGCATGGATTATTTTCTCTGGGATGAGCGCATCAAGCTCTATACAGATGTTTTTGATCTGGGAGCGGACCGCCCGCATGTTAAATCCGGGGCCAACCTCTATTTTCTGGACAATTTTTACCTCACCGCCGGATTTGACGATTATCTGAGCAAGCACGGGGACAGTTCGTTTTTTGGAGGGCTTGGATTTTACTTTACAGACGAGGATCTGAAGTATCTCATGTCATCGGTGCCTGTACCTGACGGCAATTTTTAA
- a CDS encoding YraN family protein: protein MSAHNLNLGRYGEEVARDYLTENGYRIKERNWRARGGELDLVCTCGDCIVFVEVKTRAEEGMGHPLESLGFKQQKKLLRTAGLYLSRHNMWSSQSRFDFICVTVGREVQIEHIQNAIEFSSVGRGHTPWQPW from the coding sequence TTGTCTGCCCATAACCTGAATCTTGGCCGCTACGGTGAAGAAGTCGCCAGGGATTATCTCACGGAAAATGGGTACAGGATAAAGGAGCGCAACTGGAGAGCACGGGGCGGCGAGCTGGATCTGGTATGCACATGTGGTGACTGTATCGTTTTTGTCGAGGTCAAGACCCGGGCCGAGGAAGGCATGGGGCATCCCTTAGAGAGCCTTGGGTTCAAGCAGCAGAAAAAACTGCTGCGCACGGCCGGGCTTTACCTGAGCAGGCACAATATGTGGTCCAGTCAGAGCCGTTTTGATTTCATCTGTGTAACTGTTGGCCGGGAAGTACAAATTGAGCATATCCAAAACGCCATCGAGTTCAGCTCTGTGGGTCGTGGCCACACCCCTTGGCAACCCTGGTGA
- a CDS encoding MlaE family ABC transporter permease has protein sequence MKSILGWLGHQTLGFLQELGRIMVLFLQALSWLVRPPFRIRLFFKQMEFIGVNSLFVVALTSLFTGMVLALQTFYAFSMFGAETLVGATVALSMTRELGPVITGLMVTGRAGSAICAEIGTMRVTEQVDALTVMAINPVQYLVLPRIVAGVIMLPLLTIISNTMGILGGYLVGVQLLDIHGGMFLNKIQEHVTMADVYNGLIKASAFGGILTLVGCYKGFYTRGGAEGVGRSTTQAVVMSSVLILVSDYFLTALMF, from the coding sequence ATGAAATCAATACTTGGCTGGCTGGGACATCAGACCCTGGGATTTCTCCAGGAACTGGGCCGGATTATGGTGCTTTTTCTCCAGGCCCTGTCCTGGCTGGTAAGACCTCCCTTCAGGATCAGGCTTTTCTTCAAGCAGATGGAGTTCATCGGGGTCAATTCCCTGTTCGTGGTGGCCCTGACTTCCCTTTTTACAGGCATGGTCCTGGCCCTGCAGACTTTTTACGCCTTCAGCATGTTCGGGGCCGAGACCCTGGTGGGGGCTACAGTGGCCCTGTCCATGACCCGGGAGCTGGGTCCGGTGATTACCGGGCTCATGGTAACAGGCAGGGCGGGTTCGGCCATCTGTGCCGAGATTGGGACCATGCGGGTCACTGAACAGGTGGACGCCCTGACGGTCATGGCCATAAATCCGGTACAGTACCTGGTATTGCCAAGAATCGTGGCCGGGGTCATTATGCTGCCTCTTTTGACCATTATCAGCAATACCATGGGAATCCTGGGGGGTTACCTCGTGGGAGTACAGCTTCTGGATATCCACGGGGGCATGTTTTTGAACAAAATCCAGGAGCACGTGACTATGGCCGATGTTTACAACGGGCTTATCAAGGCCTCGGCGTTCGGAGGGATCCTTACCCTGGTGGGATGCTACAAAGGTTTTTACACCCGTGGCGGTGCAGAAGGCGTGGGCAGATCCACCACCCAGGCAGTGGTCATGTCTTCGGTACTGATTCTGGTAAGCGATTATTTTCTGACTGCGCTCATGTTTTAG
- a CDS encoding amphi-Trp domain-containing protein: protein MEVVLFKSEEKKSTQEVAAILRQIADKVESGEVVLTRGQEEVRLQIPPNVTLELKVEEETKRSTKKSLEIEIEWPEGEEGKPRGDVSIG from the coding sequence ATGGAAGTTGTACTGTTTAAAAGCGAAGAAAAGAAAAGTACCCAGGAAGTGGCCGCAATCCTGCGCCAGATTGCGGACAAGGTGGAATCCGGTGAAGTGGTGCTGACCCGGGGACAGGAGGAGGTCCGGCTGCAGATACCTCCTAATGTGACTCTGGAACTCAAGGTGGAGGAGGAAACCAAGAGGAGCACCAAGAAATCACTGGAGATCGAGATTGAATGGCCTGAAGGTGAAGAGGGAAAACCCCGGGGAGATGTAAGCATCGGCTGA
- a CDS encoding PTS system mannose/fructose/sorbose family transporter subunit IID: MAHLDFKTLSRCLLRSQLVGCAFNTRGLQNIGLAYALEPGLQKIYSGDPQGLQKARRRHLKFYNTHPFWNPLLVGIFLTLENKISRELFPPASLPGVKSTLVYTLSAIGDSFFSGSLLVTWALVTMVLVMAGFFWPAIILGIIFFLALQLFKMYIFHQGYVQGIVFVQRLKRWNLINWGTRLKVVNALLVLCFWLVIWPFKWHILNFIGVCFLGLIMAWVFRRIQWSREIFLTGVLLLSLLLPWDQMVNNFVF; this comes from the coding sequence ATGGCCCATCTGGACTTTAAAACCCTCAGCAGATGCCTGTTGCGCAGTCAGTTAGTGGGATGCGCCTTCAACACCCGGGGACTGCAGAATATCGGCCTGGCCTATGCCCTGGAACCCGGCCTGCAGAAGATTTATTCCGGTGATCCCCAGGGGCTGCAGAAAGCAAGGCGCAGGCATCTCAAGTTCTACAACACTCACCCCTTCTGGAATCCTTTGCTGGTGGGAATTTTTCTGACACTGGAAAACAAGATTTCCAGGGAGCTTTTCCCACCCGCATCTCTTCCTGGAGTCAAATCCACTCTTGTGTATACCCTGTCAGCCATTGGGGACTCCTTTTTCAGCGGCAGTCTCCTGGTCACCTGGGCCTTGGTGACCATGGTCCTGGTTATGGCCGGGTTTTTCTGGCCGGCCATCATCCTGGGCATAATTTTTTTTCTGGCTCTGCAACTGTTTAAAATGTACATTTTTCACCAGGGATATGTGCAGGGCATAGTGTTTGTGCAGCGGCTAAAGCGCTGGAATCTCATTAACTGGGGTACCAGGCTAAAGGTTGTCAATGCCTTGCTGGTTCTTTGTTTTTGGCTTGTAATCTGGCCGTTTAAGTGGCATATATTAAACTTTATCGGGGTATGTTTTCTGGGACTTATAATGGCCTGGGTGTTCAGAAGGATTCAATGGAGCCGGGAGATTTTTCTGACAGGGGTTCTATTGCTGAGTCTCCTGCTGCCCTGGGATCAGATGGTTAACAATTTCGTATTTTAA